The following proteins come from a genomic window of Malus domestica chromosome 02, GDT2T_hap1:
- the LOC103417952 gene encoding CBL-interacting serine/threonine-protein kinase 6-like: MAEQKESGGSSLLHGKYELGRLLGHGTFAKVYHARHLQSGKNVAMKVVGKEKVIKVGMMEQIKREISVMRMVKHPNIVELHEVMASKSKIYFAMDLVRGGELFAKIAKGRLREDVARVYFQQLISAIDFCHSRGVYHRDLKPENLLLDQDGNLKVTDFGLSAFTEHLKQDGLLHTTCGTPAYVAPEVIGKKGYDGAKADLWSCGVILYVLLAGFLPFQDDNLVAMYRKIYRGDFKCPPWFSSEARRLVTKLLDPNPSTRITISKVMDSSWFKKSIPKVVLTKQEQEFDEPSDKITAKQTETLNAFHIISLSEGFDLSPLFEEKKREEREELRFVTTLSASSVISKLEEVAAAGKFRIKKSDSMVRLQGQESGRKGKLAIAAEIFAVTPSFLVVEVKKDNGDTLEYNQFCSKELRPALKDIVWTSPVENSTAA; the protein is encoded by the coding sequence ATGGCCGAGCAGAAAGAAAGCGGCGGCAGCTCGTTGCTGCATGGCAAGTACGAGCTGGGCCGTCTTCTGGGTCACGGCACCTTCGCCAAGGTCTACCATGCCCGCCACCTGCAGAGCGGGAAGAACGTGGCTATGAAGGTTGTGGGGAAGGAGAAGGTGATTAAGGTGGGGATGATGGAGCAGATCAAAAGGGAGATCTCCGTCATGAGGATGGTGAAGCACCCCAACATCGTCGAGCTCCACGAGGTCATGGCGAGTAAGTCCAAGATCTACTTCGCCATGGATCTGGTCCGCGGCGGCGAGCTCTTCGCCAAAATCGCCAAGGGCCGGCTCAGGGAGGACGTTGCCAGAGTCTACTTCCAGCAGCTCATCTCCGCCATAGATTTCTGCCACAGCCGCGGCGTTTACCACCGGGATCTGAAGCCGGAGAACCTCCTCCTAGACCAGGACGGCAACTTGAAGGTCACCGACTTCGGGCTTAGCGCTTTTACCGAGCACTTGAAGCAGGACGGGCTCCTCCATACCACATGCGGCACGCCGGCGTACGTGGCTCCGGAGGTCATCGGAAAAAAAGGATACGACGGAGCCAAGGCGGATCTCTGGTCCTGCGGCGTCATCCTCTACGTGCTTCTCGCCGGGTTTTTGCCGTTTCAAGACGACAATCTCGTGGCCATGTACCGGAAGATTTACAGAGGAGATTTCAAATGCCCGCCGTGGTTCTCGTCTGAGGCCCGGAGACTCGTGACGAAGCTCCTCGACCCGAACCCGAGTACCCGAATCACCATTTCCAAGGTCATGGACTCCTCCTGGTTCAAGAAATCGATTCCCAAAGTCGTACTGACGAAACAGGAGCAGGAGTTCGACGAGCCGAGCGACAAGATCACGGCGAAGCAGACGGAGACGCTGAACGCGTTTCACATAATCTCGTTGTCGGAGGGGTTTGATCTGTCGCCGCTCTTCGAGGAGAAGAAGCgggaggagagggaggagcTGCGGTTCGTGACAACGCTGTCGGCAAGCAGCGTGATTTCGAAGCTGGAGGAGGTGGCGGCGGCGGGGAAGTTCAGGATAAAGAAGAGCGACTCGATGGTGAGGCTGCAGGGGCAGGAGAGCGGGAGGAAGGGGAAGCTGGCGATAGCGGCGGAGATATTCGCCGTGACGCCGTCGTTTTTGGTGGTGGAGGTGAAGAAGGACAATGGTGATACGTTGGAGTACAACCAGTTCTGCAGCAAGGAGCTGCGGCCGGCGCTCAAGGACATCGTATGGACATCCCCCGTCGAGAATTCGACGGCGGCTTGA